In the genome of Tripterygium wilfordii isolate XIE 37 chromosome 19, ASM1340144v1, whole genome shotgun sequence, one region contains:
- the LOC119985123 gene encoding probable glycosyltransferase At3g42180, translating into MDSIHSGCVPVILYDEYELPFNNILDWRKFSVIINKDIAHLVEQILESISDSKFIELHHNTVKVQRHFEWNSPSRRYDAFHMIMYELWLRHLVLAQASY; encoded by the exons ATGGACTCAATCCATTCCGGATGTGTTCCTG TAATCTTGTATGATGAATATGAACTGCCATTCAATAACATCCTTGACTGGAGAAAGTTTTCTGTAATAATCAATAAGGATATTGCTCATCTGGTAGAGCAGATCCTTGAATCCATATCAGATTCCAAATTCATTGAACTGCATCACAACACAGTCAAG GTTCAAAGGCACTTCGAGTGGAATTCACCTTCAAGAAGATATGATGCCTTCCATATGATAATGTACGAGCTCTGGTTGCGTCACCTAGTCCTAGCACAGGCTTCTTATTAG
- the LOC119985146 gene encoding uncharacterized protein LOC119985146 translates to MVRRLLTCFGKDSTTTTSSSSAAATSVTVDTTEEEKRRGGAVLVELFTSQGCKTSPEAELLFSRLGRGDFGLDLPVVVLLAYHVDYWDFMGWKDPYGLSHWTVRQKAYVEAMNLDTMFTPQIVVQGKAQCVGTEEDAVLSLINSAPRFPALGFQATFQRPTSDSLQVSLKGALRSKVDGNGANVMVALYESGLVTNCPTGENKGRVLSNDFVVRKLEKLCAVKDISAKKTVSGTVNFTLWGSFNGSKCGVAVFVENTSHQVFGSQNFQLPDDI, encoded by the exons ATGGTGCGCCGTCTCTTGACCTGCTTCGGCAAGGACAGCACTACTACTACGTCGTCGTCATCAGCGGCTGCCACGTCAGTGACGGTGGACACGACGGAGGAGGAGAAGCGGCGAGGGGGAGCGGTGCTGGTGGAGCTATTCACGTCGCAGGGGTGTAAGACGTCGCCGGAGGCGGAATTGCTGTTTTCGCGGCTAGGGAGGGGGGATTTTGGGCTGGACTTGCCGGTGGTGGTGCTGCTTGCTTATCATGTGGACTATTGGGATTTTATGGGCTGGAAGGATCCGTATGGGCTGAGCCATTGGACTGTTAGACAAAAGGCCTATGTTGAGGCCATGAATTTGGATACCATGTTTACGCCCCAAATTGTGGTCCAAGGCAAGGCCCAGTGTGTGGGGACTGAAGAGGATGCTGTGTTGTCTTTGATTAATAGTGCACCAAGATTTCCTGCTCTTGGCTTCCAG GCAACCTTTCAAAGACCAACATCAGATTCATTGCAAGTCTCACTGAAAGGAGCTTTGAGGAGCAAAGTTGACGGCAATGGTGCCAACGTCATGGTGGCTCTATATGAGAGTGGATTGGTGACTAACTGTCCAACCGGAGAGAACAAAGGGCGCGTCCTATCCAATGACTTTGTCGTAAGAAAGCTCGAAAAGCTCTGCGCCGTCAAGGACATTTCGGCCAAGAAGACTGTATCCGGCACTGTCAACTTCACTCTCTGGGGAAGCTTCAATGGCAGCAAATGTGGAGTCGCTGTCTTTGTCGAAAACACTTCTCATCAAGTTTTTGGTTCTCAGAACTTCCAATTGCCTGATGATATATGA
- the LOC119986177 gene encoding probable glycosyltransferase At5g03795, whose protein sequence is MSLRRKFIFLMVAFAAINVVYLRSSFLYRIASYNDRPKYPVHDSGIFEEVFQYPDVFLRNYAQMEDDFKIFVYPNKDEEISYFNQRRIHGMLSSEMFFHYNLLSSDRFRASDHSKAHLFFIPLTWFQILGKGVYANGEDYIRYIIDEYPHWNRSTGVDHFFVTCHDDGARLSEKAPLNHSITVLCCAHYEHKHGVHHKRHHHHITLPQIRLPFARAGGNDIHNRFNNLGLLGKSFRIMTRCGAGRQHSLSGLGEQVHGTMTQTERNSKHPSTAFATDHT, encoded by the exons ATGTCGCTCCGTCGAAAATTCATCTTCCTCATGGTTGCTTTTGCTGCTATCAATGTAGTTTACTTACGGTCTTCTTTTCTTTATAGAATCGCCTCATATAATGATCGG CCCAAGTACCCAGTTCACGATTCTGGTATTTTCGAGGAAGTCTTCCAGTACCCCGATGTCTTCTTGCGTAATTACGCTCAGATGGAAGACGATTTCAAGATCTTCGTATACCCAAACAAAGATGAAGAGATTTCTTATTTTAATCAGAGAAGAATTCACGGGATGCTTTCTAGTGAAATGTTCTTCCATTACAATCTCTTATCCTCTGACAGATTTCGTGCGAGTGATCACTCTAAGGCTCATCTGTTTTTCATTCCCCTTACTTGGTTCCAAATTCTTGGCAAG GGAGTTTATGCTAATGGTGAGGATTATATTCGGTACATAATTGATGAGTACCCTCACTGGAATCGAAGTACAGGTGTTGATCACTTTTTCGTGACTTGCCATGACGATGGAGCAAGACTTTCTGAAAAAGCCCCATTGAATCATTCAATCACAGTCTTGTGTTGCGCACATTATGAACACAAACATGGCGTACACCACAAGCGCCACCATCACCATATAACTCTCCCCCAGATACGACTGCCATTTGCTCGAGCTGGTGGAAATGACATACACAACAG GTTTAATAATCTCGGGTTGTTAGGAAAAAGTTTCCGAATTATGACTAGATGTGGTGCAGGCA GACAACACTCGCTTTCTGGGCTTGGCGAGCAAGTTCATGGGACGATGACCCAAACCGAGAGAAATTCAAAACATCCAAGTACTGCATTTGCGACGGACCATACTTAA